One part of the Nocardioides zeae genome encodes these proteins:
- a CDS encoding winged helix-turn-helix transcriptional regulator yields MPRPAVLDYTTDNCSLVRAMQVLGERWTLVVLREVFIGVRRFEDIRQHTGIPRQVLTDRLGNLVDAGLLAREPYQDPGARVRHEYRLTPRGLDLQPALIALTRWGDRHLADEAGPPIEFRHRECGGSVDVVPVCSEGHHLPDPRQTVLEIGPGARPASPA; encoded by the coding sequence GTGCCCCGGCCCGCCGTCCTCGACTACACCACCGACAACTGCTCGCTCGTGCGCGCCATGCAGGTGCTGGGCGAGCGGTGGACGCTCGTCGTGCTGCGCGAGGTGTTCATCGGCGTCCGCCGGTTCGAGGACATCCGGCAGCACACCGGCATCCCCCGCCAGGTGCTCACCGACCGCCTCGGCAACCTCGTCGACGCCGGCCTGCTCGCGCGGGAGCCCTACCAGGACCCGGGGGCCCGGGTGCGTCACGAGTACCGGCTGACCCCGAGGGGCCTCGACCTGCAGCCCGCGCTCATCGCGCTCACGCGGTGGGGCGACCGGCACCTGGCCGACGAGGCCGGGCCGCCGATCGAGTTCCGCCACCGCGAGTGCGGCGGCAGCGTCGACGTGGTGCCGGTCTGCTCGGAGGGCCACCACCTGCCCGATCCCCGGCAGACGGTGCTGGAGATCGGCCCGGGCGCCCGGCCGGCGTCCCCGGCCTGA
- a CDS encoding PaaI family thioesterase encodes MNQTQPPVAALDGLAQLRAMADGRVPPAPVAVTLGMQDFAVPEVGRVSVELVPDPARHDNPLGTVHGGVLSTLLDTVCGCAVHSTLAAGETYTSLDLTVKFLRPATAASGVLRAEGTVLQRGRRTALAEGRLTDAAGRLVAYATSSCMIFA; translated from the coding sequence ATGAACCAGACCCAGCCCCCCGTCGCCGCCCTGGACGGTCTCGCCCAGCTGCGGGCGATGGCCGACGGCCGGGTCCCGCCCGCGCCCGTGGCGGTCACCCTGGGCATGCAGGACTTCGCGGTGCCGGAGGTCGGACGGGTGAGCGTCGAGCTCGTGCCCGACCCCGCGCGTCACGACAACCCCCTGGGGACGGTGCACGGCGGCGTGCTCTCCACCCTGCTCGACACGGTCTGCGGGTGCGCGGTCCACTCGACGCTCGCGGCGGGGGAGACCTACACGTCGCTCGACCTGACCGTGAAGTTCCTGCGCCCCGCGACGGCGGCCTCCGGGGTGCTGCGGGCGGAGGGCACCGTCCTCCAACGCGGCCGACGCACGGCCCTCGCCGAGGGGCGCCTCACGGACGCGGCCGGACGCCTCGTCGCCTACGCCACGTCGAGCTGCATGATCTTCGCCTGA
- a CDS encoding MFS transporter, protein MTDLAARTTPGATPTAAPASPPASPWRQPRAVWAVAFACVIAFMGIGLVDPILKEIAAQLEATPSQVSLLFTSYMAVMGVAMLVTGVVSSRIGAKRTLLTGLVLIIVFAALAGASGSVGAVIGFRAGWGLGNALFIATALSTIVSASTGSLASAIILFEAALGLGIASGPLLGGLLGGISWRGPFFGVSVLMAIAVAATAVFLPATPPTGRRTSLADPFRALRHPALLLLALVAVFYNLGFFTLMAAGPFALPSFDIMQVGWTFFGWGVLLAITSVVVAPRLQRRFGTLPSMIACLALFALDLAVMALLAETEAVVALGIVLAGAFLGVNNTLVTEAVMGAAPVERPVASAAYSFVRFTGGAVGPFVALKLAEHVDVHAPFWFGAAAVAVGVVVALAGARTVNRALHGAPASHSEGEAAAIAVGDAD, encoded by the coding sequence ATGACCGACCTCGCCGCCCGGACCACCCCGGGAGCGACCCCCACCGCTGCGCCCGCCTCCCCACCCGCCTCCCCCTGGCGCCAGCCGCGCGCGGTCTGGGCCGTGGCGTTCGCCTGCGTGATCGCCTTCATGGGGATCGGTCTCGTCGACCCGATCCTCAAGGAGATCGCGGCCCAGCTCGAGGCCACGCCGAGCCAGGTGTCGCTGCTGTTCACGAGCTACATGGCCGTCATGGGCGTCGCGATGCTCGTCACGGGCGTGGTGTCGAGCCGCATCGGCGCCAAGCGCACCCTGCTCACCGGGCTCGTGCTCATCATCGTGTTCGCCGCGCTCGCCGGGGCGTCCGGCTCCGTGGGGGCCGTCATCGGCTTCCGCGCCGGCTGGGGCCTCGGCAACGCGCTCTTCATCGCGACCGCGCTCTCGACCATCGTGAGCGCGTCGACCGGCTCGCTGGCCAGCGCCATCATCCTCTTCGAGGCGGCGCTCGGCCTGGGCATCGCCTCCGGACCGCTCCTCGGCGGGCTGCTCGGCGGCATCTCGTGGCGCGGCCCGTTCTTCGGCGTCTCGGTGCTGATGGCGATCGCGGTCGCCGCCACGGCCGTGTTCCTGCCCGCGACGCCGCCGACCGGCCGGCGCACCTCGCTGGCCGACCCGTTCCGCGCCCTCCGTCACCCCGCGCTGCTGCTGCTCGCGCTCGTCGCGGTGTTCTACAACCTCGGCTTCTTCACCCTCATGGCGGCCGGGCCGTTCGCGCTGCCGTCGTTCGACATCATGCAGGTCGGCTGGACGTTCTTCGGCTGGGGCGTGCTGCTCGCGATCACCTCGGTCGTGGTGGCCCCGCGGCTGCAGCGCCGCTTCGGCACCCTGCCCTCGATGATCGCCTGCCTGGCGCTGTTCGCGCTCGACCTCGCCGTCATGGCGCTGCTCGCCGAGACCGAGGCCGTGGTGGCCCTCGGCATCGTGCTCGCGGGCGCCTTCCTCGGCGTCAACAACACGCTGGTGACCGAGGCCGTCATGGGTGCGGCCCCGGTGGAGCGGCCGGTCGCCTCCGCGGCGTACTCGTTCGTGCGGTTCACCGGCGGCGCCGTCGGCCCGTTCGTCGCGCTGAAGCTCGCCGAGCACGTCGACGTGCACGCCCCGTTCTGGTTCGGCGCGGCGGCCGTCGCCGTCGGTGTCGTCGTGGCGCTCGCCGGCGCGCGCACCGTGAACCGTGCCCTGCACGGCGCCCCGGCCAGCCACAGCGAGGGCGAGGCGGCGGCGATCGCCGTCGGCGACGCCGACTGA
- a CDS encoding MarR family winged helix-turn-helix transcriptional regulator: protein MPPSTPTTDVDADVTRLAGELVTAASRLVRQVRRSSPQVAPALRVLAMLDDHGPITVGRVAELDGTSQPTATAAVRGLVRQGWVQRTPHPDDARSTLLGLTPAGRSTLAEQRRRNAALVRDRLVAAGRHSPDDLARAVDLLRALTEGTA, encoded by the coding sequence GTGCCCCCGTCCACCCCCACCACCGATGTCGACGCCGACGTCACGCGGCTCGCGGGCGAGCTGGTCACGGCTGCCAGCCGCCTCGTGCGCCAGGTCCGCCGCAGCTCGCCGCAGGTCGCGCCCGCGCTGCGGGTGCTCGCGATGCTCGACGACCACGGCCCGATCACCGTCGGCCGCGTCGCCGAGCTCGACGGCACCTCGCAACCGACCGCCACGGCCGCGGTGCGGGGGCTCGTCCGCCAGGGCTGGGTGCAGCGCACGCCGCACCCCGACGACGCGCGCTCGACGCTGCTCGGGCTGACGCCGGCCGGTCGCAGCACCCTCGCCGAGCAGCGCCGTCGCAACGCCGCGCTGGTGCGCGACCGCCTGGTGGCCGCGGGCCGGCACTCCCCCGACGACCTCGCGCGGGCGGTCGACCTGCTCCGCGCCCTCACGGAAGGAACCGCATGA
- a CDS encoding GAF domain-containing sensor histidine kinase yields the protein MSPRRPIAELVGSDELARVLDLLELVTSEGDLDEALDAIVETACELTGAAYGVLAVLDAEGRMRDFHFHGLEDREVDAMGDLPEGRGVLAEVLASLGPMRREQVSGRLEAEALPPGHPEIDRFIGVPVRHAGRSLGTLFLGDGPGHRPFTPTDEHVLEWLAERAAQVLALAEARARAERREEWLRVFQRSVELLEPPIDRGVALTHVAELVGWMFHARAVVLAHLVDDHIELVAEDPAADLPGKLGDRDAMRERLAPGTPVHTAVKAAFTDRRARVSQTGRSLVVIVPFPLRLTERLVIGVVLRRDAHPPDQAELELLTSFANQATTSIDRLEGLAERQELMVLADRERIARDLHDVVIQRLFATGLQLQGLRRHLPATEQPRFDVVVRDLDQTIRDIRTTIFELSRLRGRSLRAEVRQLVAEYAEPLGFRATVDLQGPLDTTVPDRISDYLLATLREALSNVVRHAAATGVEVGLAVGADGVVLRVADDGRGLAAPGVESGLVNVRRRARDLGGDVRITGTPGEGTTLEWVVPLPD from the coding sequence ATGTCTCCCCGGCGGCCCATCGCCGAGCTCGTCGGCAGCGACGAGCTGGCTCGCGTGCTCGACCTGCTCGAGCTCGTCACCTCGGAGGGGGACCTCGACGAGGCGCTCGACGCGATCGTCGAGACGGCCTGCGAGCTGACCGGCGCGGCGTACGGCGTGCTGGCCGTGCTCGACGCCGAGGGCCGCATGCGGGACTTCCACTTCCACGGCCTGGAGGACCGCGAGGTCGACGCGATGGGCGACCTCCCGGAGGGGCGCGGCGTGCTCGCCGAGGTGCTGGCGTCGCTCGGACCGATGCGGCGGGAGCAGGTGAGCGGCCGCCTGGAGGCGGAGGCGCTGCCACCGGGCCACCCCGAGATCGACCGCTTCATCGGCGTGCCGGTCCGCCACGCCGGGCGGTCGCTGGGCACGCTCTTCCTCGGCGACGGTCCGGGCCACCGTCCGTTCACGCCCACCGACGAGCACGTCCTGGAGTGGCTGGCCGAGCGGGCCGCGCAGGTGCTGGCGCTCGCCGAGGCCCGAGCACGTGCCGAGCGCCGCGAGGAGTGGCTGCGCGTCTTCCAGCGCTCCGTGGAGCTGCTGGAGCCCCCCATCGACCGCGGTGTCGCGCTCACGCACGTCGCCGAGCTCGTCGGGTGGATGTTCCACGCGCGGGCGGTCGTGCTCGCCCACCTCGTCGACGACCACATCGAGCTCGTCGCCGAGGACCCCGCCGCGGACCTGCCCGGCAAGCTCGGCGACCGCGACGCGATGCGGGAGCGGCTGGCGCCCGGCACCCCGGTGCACACCGCGGTCAAGGCGGCCTTCACCGACCGCCGAGCGCGGGTCTCGCAGACCGGCCGCTCGCTCGTCGTCATCGTGCCGTTCCCCCTGCGGCTGACCGAGCGGCTCGTGATCGGCGTCGTGCTGCGCCGCGACGCGCACCCGCCCGACCAGGCCGAGCTCGAGCTCCTCACCTCCTTCGCCAACCAGGCGACGACCTCCATCGACCGCCTCGAGGGGCTCGCGGAGCGCCAGGAGCTCATGGTGCTGGCCGACCGCGAGCGCATCGCCCGCGACCTCCACGACGTGGTGATCCAGCGTCTGTTCGCGACCGGCCTGCAGCTGCAGGGCCTGCGCCGCCACCTGCCCGCGACGGAGCAGCCCCGGTTCGACGTCGTCGTGCGCGACCTCGACCAGACGATCCGCGACATCCGCACCACGATCTTCGAGCTCTCCCGCCTGCGGGGGCGCTCCCTGCGGGCGGAGGTGCGCCAGCTCGTGGCGGAGTACGCCGAGCCGCTCGGCTTCCGCGCCACCGTCGACCTCCAGGGCCCGCTCGACACGACCGTGCCCGACCGGATCAGCGACTACCTGCTCGCGACCCTGCGCGAGGCGCTGTCCAACGTGGTCCGCCACGCGGCGGCGACGGGCGTGGAGGTCGGGCTCGCCGTGGGCGCCGACGGGGTGGTGCTGCGGGTCGCCGACGACGGGCGGGGCCTCGCCGCCCCGGGCGTCGAGAGCGGGCTCGTCAACGTGCGCCGCCGGGCGCGTGACCTCGGTGGCGACGTGCGGATCACGGGCACCCCCGGGGAGGGCACCACCCTCGAGTGGGTCGTGCCCCTCCCGGACTGA
- a CDS encoding acyl-CoA dehydrogenase family protein gives MDFELDEEQQALREAARGLLRKRYADFETRRGTVADAPGFDRDTWSRMAEMGLLGLPFAEDDGGMGAGPVEVAVVAEEVGRVIAPEPFLTSVVLAGGLVAAVGTAEQRADLLGGLASGASLVALAHAEPGARWTATATGVSAEQGDGGWRLTGVKEPVPQGAEADVLVVSAALPDGGTGLFTVVADGDGVTRSGYRAPDGSRAARITLDGAPATPLGEAGQDQATAIAAAYDAARVAAAQQAVGAMQVALETTAGYLNSREQFGVPLKRFQALTFRAADLYVAVELARSLALWAAMVHADPDTSATERATAAARAWAQASKAGRLVGQEAIQLHGGIGMTAEYSVGSYTAHLTTLDHLLGDARHHLGLLAATVGDHAEVDPLG, from the coding sequence ATGGACTTCGAGCTCGACGAGGAGCAGCAGGCGCTGCGCGAGGCCGCGCGCGGACTGCTCCGCAAGCGCTACGCGGACTTCGAGACGCGGCGGGGCACCGTCGCCGACGCCCCCGGCTTCGACCGCGACACGTGGTCGCGCATGGCCGAGATGGGGCTGCTCGGCCTCCCCTTCGCGGAGGACGACGGCGGGATGGGCGCCGGACCGGTGGAGGTCGCCGTGGTGGCCGAGGAGGTCGGGCGCGTCATCGCCCCCGAGCCGTTCCTCACCTCCGTGGTGCTCGCCGGTGGCCTCGTGGCCGCCGTCGGCACGGCCGAGCAGCGCGCCGACCTGCTGGGCGGTCTCGCCTCCGGCGCGTCGCTGGTCGCCCTCGCCCACGCGGAGCCCGGCGCCCGGTGGACGGCGACCGCGACCGGCGTGAGCGCCGAACAGGGCGACGGCGGCTGGCGCCTGACGGGCGTCAAGGAGCCGGTGCCCCAGGGCGCCGAGGCGGACGTGCTCGTGGTCTCCGCAGCGCTGCCCGACGGCGGCACCGGCCTCTTCACGGTGGTCGCCGACGGTGACGGCGTCACCCGCAGCGGCTACCGCGCACCCGACGGCTCCCGCGCCGCGCGCATCACGCTCGACGGCGCGCCCGCGACCCCGCTCGGTGAGGCCGGCCAGGACCAGGCGACGGCGATCGCCGCGGCCTACGACGCTGCCCGCGTCGCCGCCGCGCAGCAGGCGGTGGGCGCGATGCAGGTCGCGCTCGAGACGACGGCGGGCTACCTCAACAGCCGCGAGCAGTTCGGCGTGCCGCTCAAGCGCTTCCAAGCGCTGACCTTCCGGGCGGCGGACCTCTACGTCGCGGTCGAGCTCGCCCGCAGCCTGGCCCTCTGGGCGGCGATGGTGCACGCCGATCCGGACACGTCGGCCACGGAGCGCGCCACGGCCGCCGCCCGGGCGTGGGCCCAGGCCTCGAAGGCGGGCCGGCTGGTCGGCCAGGAGGCCATCCAGCTGCACGGCGGCATCGGCATGACGGCGGAGTACAGCGTGGGCAGCTACACGGCCCACCTCACGACGCTCGACCACCTGCTGGGCGACGCGCGCCACCACCTGGGGCTCCTGGCTGCCACGGTCGGCGACCACGCCGAGGTCGACCCGCTGGGCTGA
- a CDS encoding acyl-CoA dehydrogenase family protein, translating into MRLQLSEEDEAFRAELRTFFTTEVDEGVRATVRDRGELTKDQIVATHRTLNAAGLAVPHWPVEWGGKDWSPLRRHLWHEEMQRACVPPPLAFNASMIGPVIATFGSQEQKERFLPPTANVDIFWSQGFSEPGAGSDLASLRTAAVRDGDDWIVNGQKTWTTLGQWGDWIFTLVRTNPDVKKQAGISMLLIDMRTPGVEVRPIELIDGGHEVNEVWFTDVRVPGENLVGEVDSGWTQAKFLLGNERVGVAPVGATKRVLAQAKEWAAATRSGEGTLLDDPHVAVRIAELENELMALELTALRVVANSADGKPHPASSVLKLRGTELQQAVSELVVDLAGPGALAFGTSEADSDLPVWARRSTPTYLNLRKASIYGGSNEVQRQIIAGTILGL; encoded by the coding sequence ATGCGGCTGCAGCTGTCGGAGGAGGACGAGGCGTTCCGCGCCGAGCTCCGCACGTTCTTCACCACCGAGGTGGACGAGGGCGTCCGCGCCACGGTGCGGGATCGCGGCGAGCTCACGAAGGACCAGATCGTCGCGACCCACCGCACGCTCAACGCCGCCGGGCTGGCGGTCCCGCACTGGCCCGTCGAGTGGGGCGGCAAGGACTGGAGCCCGCTGCGCCGCCACCTGTGGCACGAGGAGATGCAGCGCGCCTGCGTCCCGCCGCCGCTCGCGTTCAACGCCTCGATGATCGGGCCGGTCATCGCGACGTTCGGCAGCCAGGAGCAGAAGGAGCGCTTCCTGCCGCCGACGGCCAACGTCGACATCTTCTGGAGTCAGGGCTTCTCGGAGCCCGGCGCCGGCTCGGACCTCGCCTCCCTGCGCACCGCAGCGGTGCGCGACGGCGACGACTGGATCGTCAACGGCCAGAAGACCTGGACGACGCTGGGCCAGTGGGGCGACTGGATCTTCACGCTCGTGCGCACCAACCCCGACGTGAAGAAGCAGGCCGGCATCTCGATGCTCCTCATCGACATGCGCACGCCCGGCGTCGAGGTGCGTCCGATCGAGCTGATCGACGGCGGCCACGAGGTCAACGAGGTGTGGTTCACCGACGTGCGCGTCCCCGGCGAGAACCTCGTGGGCGAGGTGGACTCGGGGTGGACGCAGGCGAAGTTCCTGCTCGGCAACGAGCGGGTGGGCGTCGCGCCGGTCGGCGCGACGAAGCGCGTGCTGGCCCAGGCGAAGGAGTGGGCGGCGGCGACGCGCTCCGGCGAGGGCACGCTCCTCGACGACCCCCATGTCGCGGTGCGGATCGCGGAGCTCGAGAACGAGCTGATGGCGCTCGAGCTGACCGCGCTGCGGGTGGTCGCGAACTCCGCCGACGGCAAGCCCCACCCGGCGAGCTCCGTGCTCAAGCTGCGGGGCACCGAGCTGCAGCAGGCGGTCTCCGAACTGGTCGTCGACCTGGCCGGGCCCGGTGCCCTGGCGTTCGGCACGAGCGAGGCCGACAGCGACCTGCCCGTGTGGGCACGCCGCAGCACGCCGACCTACCTGAACCTCCGAAAGGCGTCGATTTACGGCGGCTCCAACGAGGTGCAGCGCCAGATCATCGCCGGCACCATCCTGGGTCTGTAG